A section of the Acanthopagrus latus isolate v.2019 chromosome 20, fAcaLat1.1, whole genome shotgun sequence genome encodes:
- the ep300a gene encoding histone acetyltransferase p300 isoform X2 — protein MAENVLDSGPPSAKRPKLSSPALSASASDGNDFGSLFDLEHDLPDELISSNESGLINGGDLSQLHTTLGAGPAGLGPGGGSGGPGGMGLGLGPGGGPGGQDAVAKHKQLSELLRSGAPTSTQQGHQGAMGSPGGPTTMGQHLANMKASPSQGPPQMMGQGQQQHLSPQQQANMMQQQQNAAAGMMGGMNRAMMGAQQKGNNGQQQPGMIGNQVMNGSPRMGFGNQGMGGNSNLLAETLQQPGAGGQAGMRGQQPGAMNKMGMMGNPGGPFGGPYAGQGNQGLGGAGLGPQLQNKGPMANSLAQFNVDKKNQPMQGMAAMGSQQSQTGVGGPSGTPVGGASGMVPNAQAGLVGPGTQVSAASAAAGAPPTADPEKRKLIQQQLVLLLHAHKCQRREQANGEVRQCNLPHCRTMKNVLNHMTHCQAGKSCQVAHCASSRQIISHWKNCTRHDCPVCLPLKNAGDKRNPQSLLGSAAAGLGSSLGAVPGSQPTTPNLNPPSQIDPSSIERAYAALGLTYQGNQVQAQTGQPNMSNQGLQGQAGLRPLNPMGTNPMGVNGGVGTPTQNQQASLLQDTMMHLNVTSQGLMNDASGVGSMPTAGPPSASGMRKSWHEDITQDLRNHLVHKLVQAIFPTPDPAALKDRRMENLVAYARKVEGDMYESANSRAEYYHLLAEKIYKIQKELEEKRRTRLQKQGLGIGPTGMGQPPTGLPPNGPLPDPSMVRPTGPNQMVNRMQGPGMNQFNQMGMQSMGQRSTPPLPMGATGNQMGMVGPRMGQPNVNQLQNQYLSQGQFPGSGPGVGAAQPGMGQSGAQAGIAQTQMGTPPSHPVASPLAQPGSASGPGSVPSVGPMGPQSVGGGGPNSAVGAPASSMTPSNTNQQPNSIPHLAAMRGSSPSPAHSRSPTPHQTPPRHAGSQTPQPHTPNAPQLAPPSVPPQSQHGQGPGSNKSLQQQHMGPAGSTTPSHPGMASSSTPHSAQLPRTPLSQKGSFPADSQALTPASVSSLDTSSQQPQSNTSAGNLDPKMEVKQQDEEEESDTGSCSKGGKLSNLKTEEKPVKSEVKKEECPGEGGKGVPMDTSTTTPMASVKTEDRKPEVKKEVKEEEETSDTTTPQATVKKKIFKPEELRQALMPTLESLYRQDPESLPFRMPVDPQLLCIPDYFEIVKNPMDLSTIKRKLDTGQYQDPWQYVDDIWLMFNNAWLYNRKTSRVYKYCSKLAEVFEQEIDPVMQSLGYCCGRKLEFSPQTLCCYGKQLCTIPRDAAYFSYQNSSPTFGLLANRYHFCEKCFNEIQGETVSLGDDPTQPQTSINKEQFEKKKNDTLDPELLVECMDCGRRMHQICVLHNDTIWPAGFVCDGCLKKANKTRKENKYSAKRLPQTKLGSYLENRINDFLKRQNHPESGEVTIRVVHVSDKVVEVKPGMKSRFVDSGEMSESFPYRTKALFAFEDIDGAEVCFFGMHVQEYGSDCPQPNQRRVYISYLDSVHFFRPRSLRTAVYHEVLIGYLEYVKKLGYVTGHIWACPPSEGDDYIFHCHPADQKIPKPKRLQEWYKKMLDKAVAERIVHDYKDIFKQATEDRLTSAKELPYFEGDFWPNVLEESIKELEQEEEERKREENSTSNESIDDSKGDSKNAKKKNNKKTSKNKSSLSRANKKKPGMPNVSNDLSQKLYATMEKHKEVFFVIRLIAGPMANALPPIVDPDGLMACDLMDGRDAFLTIARDKHLEFSSLRRSKWSSMCMLVELHNQSQDRFVYTCNECKHHVETRFHCTVCEDYDLCITCYNTKGHEHKMEKLGLGLDDESSNQSAATTQSPGDSRRLSIQRCIQSLVHACQCRNANCSLPSCQKMKRVVQHTKSCKRKTNGGCPICKQLIALCCYHAKHCQENKCPVPFCLNIKHKLRQQQLQHRLQQAQMLRRRMASMQRVGQPTPGGAPGGNGLPSPGANNGATGPGTPTSVGTQPPTPQTPTQGNMPALPQQQGVGMGGMGGMGAPVQQQQVQQQGGAMPQQHHLHQFQQVGGGGGGGMMNSPQQQMVPQLQQQPLNVQQLQQQQHPGGLPPYNPRPPGASPLHQSLGKPGLGPATPPQQQQQPNQGQGSMPGQGQQQGPPLAAVETALKIQRLAESQRQMAQAQAQIRGLGQGGMIPPHPHHQNTQAQMGMPHIGAQGMPPQAQGVVGRTMLDPQQQGMLAGMQQSGPQSQLPPQVQQQLQQVQQGGGQLQSANQQWGAGGPAMNPQQRPGMMGHMAPQQQPAVAQQQPMNQQQPQPGNRGLMQVMGVSGGAAGVPAALAGAAASGNLPQAALQDLLRTLRSPSSPLQQQQVLNILRSNPTLMAAFIRQRAARYQGGQGGPGGGGPPQGAPGGVRFQGAAGGLSGVGGPGANQLANMDGQQQVNVNQAGQPGMNMVQGGAGGGNMPTMAQLQQLQQQQQQQQRPMLPGNLQQQQIAALQQQQQQQQQQQQQGAMQTGQQGNMTNMSPQFRELLMRRHLQQQQQQQQQQQQQQQQQQQQQQQQQQQQMGSHGQFQQPQGLQQQPGQQGFMQPGQGQPGIPPSSQPQPGGGVVGGPQQQGGPQGGPGQLGQQQGYPNSMSQVAAALQQRLQHQMQMQQQQQQQQNSIGGHQGQDGGPGGGTGGPGGPPLQPGQGGPGQGQQQQGGAGGGPPLSQTSQGMIHQNIHQRLLQQQHLGGGSPAQHSSPMSPQQQMAQSPHPHLQGQGGLGPAGSLSSQVRSPQPSPRPQSQPPHSSPSPRMQPSSQPQPQPSPHRISPQTQTGSPHPGHLGQHHPSMAPPQPPQSQQQALSQQQGSSVDPSQFSSDQSSIMSQLSGMTGMHSGQAGQSDMLGGNNNSSNNNQELGTNINHNSLDLM, from the exons ATTTCGGCTCACTGTTTGACTTAGAGCATGATCTCCCAGACGAGCTCATCAGCTCTAATGAATCTGGCCTGATCAATGGTGGGGACCTCAGCCAGTTGCACACCACACTGGGAGCAGGACCTGCAGGGCTAGGCCCTGGGGGAGGCAGTGGAGGGCCGGGAGGAATGGGTCTTGGGCTTGGTCCTGGAGGGGGTCCTGGTGGTCAGGATGCAGTGGCCAAGCACAAACAGCTGTCCGAACTTTTGCGTTCAGGCGCACCCACCTCCACCCAACAGGGGCACCAAGGAGCCATGGGCAGCCCAGGTGGTCCCACCACCATGGGGCAACACCTGGCGAACATGAAGGCATCTCCAAGCCAGGGGCCTCCACAGATGATGGGCCAGGGGCAGCAGCAACATCTTTCCCCTCAGCAGCAGGCCAACAtgatgcagcagcaacagaacgCTGCTGCTGGAATGATGGGTGGCATGAACAGGGCCATGATGGGAGCGCAGCAAAAAGGAAATAatggacagcagcagccaggcaTGATTGGGAACCAGGTGATGAATGGCTCCCCCAGGATGGGCTTTGGGAATCAGGGGATGGGTGGCAACAGCAACCTGTTGGCTGAGACCCTTCAACAGCCGGGAGCTGGGGGCCAGGCCGGGATGAGAGGCCAGCAACCTGGAGCGATGAACAAG ATGGGTATGATGGGGAACCCAGGGGGCCCTTTTGGTGGTCCATATGCAGGGCAGGGCAATCAAGGTCTGGGAGGTGCAGGGCTGGGCCCTCAGCTCCAGAACAAAGGTCCCATGGCCAACAGCCTGGCCCAGTTCAATGTAGACAAGAAGAACCAGCCCATGCAAGGAATGGCTGCCATG GGCTCCCAGCAGTCACAAACGGGTGTGGGTGGTCCCTCTGGTACCCCTGTGGGAGGCGCCTCAGGGATGGTGCCCAATGCTCAGGCAGGTCTGGTTGGTCCAGGTACCCAAGTTTCTGCagcatctgctgcagctggagcacCACCCACAGCTGACCCTGAGAAGCGCAAGCTTATCCAGCAACAACTGGTACTCCTGCTTCATGCACACAAGTGCCAGCGGCGGGAGCAGGCCAATGGTGAAGTCCGTCAGTGCAACCTGCCCCACTGTCGCACTATGAAGAACGTCCTCAACCACATGACTCACTGCCAGGCTGGCAAATCCTGTCAGG ttGCTCACTGTGCATCATCAAGGCAGATAATCTCCCATTGGAAGAACTGTACACGACACGACTGTCCTGTCTGCCTGCCGCTGAAGAATGCTGGGGACAAGAGGAACCCGCAGT CTCTACTTggcagtgctgctgcaggtctggGCAGCTCCCTTGGAGCAGTACCTGGTAGCCAACCAACTACTCCCAACCTCAACCCGCCGAGCCAGATCGACCCCAGCTCCATAGAAAGAGCCTATGCAGCTCTGGGCCTCACCTACCAGGGCAACCAGGTCCAGGCTCAGACCGGCCAGCCTAATATGTCCAACCAAGGCCTCCAAGGCCAGGCAGGCTTGAGGCCTCTAAACCCAATGG GTACAAATCCTATGGGAGTAAATGGAGGTGTGGGAACTCCCACTCAGAACCAACAAGCCAGCCTGCTGCAGGATACCATGATGCACCTCAACGTGACAAGCCAAGG TCTGATGAATGATGCGAGTGGGGTCGGCTCCATGCCCACAGCAGGCCCTCCCTCAGCTTCAGGCATGAGGAAAAGTTGGCATGAAGACATCACGCAGGACCTACGAAACCACTTGGTTCACAAGCT TGTTCAGGCCATCTTTCCAACTCCAGATCCTGCTGCCCTCAAGGATCGTCGAATGGAGAACCTGGTGGCATATGCCAGAAAGGTTGAGGGAGACATGTATGAGTCAGCCAACAGTAGA GCTGAGTACTATCACCTGCTAGCGGAGAAGATCTATAAGATccagaaggagctggaggagaagaggcgGACCCGGCTCCAGAAGCAGGGTCTGGGCATCGGTCCGACTGGCATGGGTCAGCCCCCCACTGGACTGCCTCCGA ACGGCCCCCTCCCTGACCCGTCAATGGTGCGACCAACTGGCCCCAATCAAATGGTCAATAGGATGCAAGGCCCAG GTATGAATCAGTTCAATCAGATGGGTATGCAGTCTATGGGCCAGAGGTCCACGCCTCCTCTCCCCATGGGAGCAACTGGCAACCAG ATGGGAATGGTCGGACCTAGGATGGGGCAACCCAATGTCAACCAGCTTCAGAATCAGTATCTATCGCAGGGTCAGTTTCCGGGCTCAGGACCAGGAGTCGGAGCAGCCCAGCCTGGGATGGGTCAATCCGGAGCCCAGGCAGGCATTGCACAG ACGCAGATGGGCACCCCACCCTCTCATCCAGTTGCTAGTCCTCTAGCACAGCCAGGTTCAGCCAGTGGTCCAGGTAGTGTCCCATCAGTGGGGCCCATGGGTCCTCAGAGCGTGGGTGGCGGAGGTCCCAACTCAGCTGTTGGAGCCCCTGCTTCCTCAATGACTCCATCGAACACAAACCAGCAGCCCAACTCCATCCCCCATTTGGCTGCCATGCGCGGCAGTTCGCCCTCCCCTGCTCATAGCCGATCTCCTACTCCTCACCAAACACCCCCCAGACACGCTGGGTCCCAGACCCCACAGCCTCACACCCCTAATGCACCACAGCTGGCTCCACCTTCAGTTCCCCCGCAGAGCCAACACGGCCAGGGCCCCGGCTCCAATAAgtccctccagcagcagcacatgggGCCAGCTGGTTCGACCACTCCGTCTCACCCTGGAATGGCCTCTAGCTCAACGCCGCACAGTGCCCAGCTGCCACGCACTCCG CTGTCCCAGAAGGGTTCATTTCCAGCAGACAGTCAGGCCCTGACTCCAGCCTCTGTCAGCAGCCTGGACACTTCCTCCCAGCAGCCACAGTCGAACACTTCAGCCGGCAATCTTGACCCCAAGATGGAGGTCAagcagcaggatgaggaggaggagagtgataCTGGCAGCTGCTCCAAAGGAGGCAAGCTCAGCAACctcaaaacagaagaaaaacctGTGAAATCAGAGGTGAAAAAGGAAGAGTGTCCTGGAGAGGGAGGTAAAGGAGTTCCCATGGATACATCGACAACAACGCCGATGGCCAGtgtgaagacagaagacaggaaACCAGAGGTAAAGAAAgaggtgaaagaggaagaggagacatcGGACACAACTACACCACAGGCTACAGTGAAAAAGAAGA TATTCAAGCCAGAGGAGCTCCGTCAGGCCCTGATGCCCACACTTGAATCTCTCTACAGACAAGATCCAGAGTCTCTGCCTTTCAGAATGCCTGTGGACCCACAACTGCTGTGCATACCT GACTATTTTGAGATAGTAAAGAACCCTATGGACCTGTCTACTATCAAGCGGAAGCTGGACACAG GTCAGTACCAGGATCCCTGGCAGTATGTGGATGACATCTGGCTGATGTTCAACAACGCCTGGCTATACAACCGCAAAACATCCAGAGTCTACAAGTACTGCTCCAAGCTGGCTGAGGTGTTTGAGCAGGAGATTGATCCTGTCATGCAGAGCCTTGGCTACTGTTGTGGGAGGAAG CTggagttctctccccagacactGTGCTGCTACGGAAAGCAGCTGTGCACTATTCCCCGAGACGCAGCTTACTTCAGCTATCAGAACAG TTCACCAACATTTGGGCTTCTTGCTAACAGGTACCACTTCTGCGAGAAGTGTTTCAACGAGATCCAGGGAGAGACGGTTTCCCTGGGCGACGACCCCACCCAGCCACAGAC ATCTATAAACAAGGAACAgtttgagaagaagaagaatgacaCACTGGACCCTGAGCT GCTTGTTGAATGTATGGACTGTGGGCGCAGGATGcatcagatttgtgttttgcaCAATGACACAATCTGGCCAGCGGG ttttgtaTGTGATGGCTGCTTAAAGAAGGCAAATAAGACAAGGAAAGAGAACAAGTATTCTGCCAAAA GGTTGCCACAGACAAAGTTGGGCAGTTACCTCGAGAATAGGATAAATGACTTCCTTAAGCGACAGAACCACCCAGAGTCGGGAGAAGTCACCATCCGCGTCGTCCATGTCTCTGACAAAGTTGTAGAGGTCAAACCAGGCATGAAGTCCAG ATTTGTGGACAGTGGAGAGATGTCGGAGTCATTTCCATACAGGACAAAAGCCCTTTTTGCATTTGAGGACATTGACGGAGCAGAAGTCTGCTTTTTTGGTATGCATGTTCAAGAGTACGGATCTGACTGCCCTCAGCCCAACCAGAG ACGAGTATACATATCCTACCTGGACAGCGTACACTTCTTCCGGCCTCGCAGTCTAAGAACAGCAGTCTACCATGAAGTCCTCATTGGCTACTTGGAGTATGTCAAGAAGTTGGG GTACGTCACTGGGCACATCTGGGCCTGCCCTCCCAGTGAAGGGGATGACTACATCTTCCACTGTCACCCTGCAGATCAGAAGATTCCAAAGCCCAAACGCCTCCAGGAGTGGTACAAGAAGATGTTAGACAAAGCTGTGGCAGAGCGGATAGTGCACGATTACAAG GATATCTTCAAGCAGGCTACAGAGGACCGTTTGACCAGTGCCAAGGAGTTGCCTTACTTTGAGGGTGACTTTTGGCCCAATGTGCTGGAGGAGAGCATCAAagagctggagcaggaggaggaggagaggaaacggGAGGAGAACAGCACTTCCAATGAGAGTATTGAT GACTCAAAAGGTGACAGTAAAAAcgcaaagaagaagaacaacaagaagacgAGTAAGAACAAGAGCAGCCTGAGCCGAGCCAATAAGAAGAAGCCAGGGATGCCAAATGTCTCCAATGATCTCTCACAGAAACTTTACGCTActatggaaaaacacaaagag GTGTTCTTTGTGATCCGGCTGATTGCAGGCCCTATGGCAAATGCCTTGCCCCCTATTGTCGACCCTGATGGCCTTATGGCATGTGACCTCATGGATGGCCGTGATGCTTTCTTGACAATAGCTCGGGACAAACACCTAGAGTTCAGCTCGCTGAGGAGGTCTAAGTGGAGCTCCATGTGCATGTTGGTGGAGTTGCATAACCAAAGTCAGGACCGCTTTGTCTACACTTGTAACGAATGCAAGCACCATGTGGAGACTCGTTTCCACTGTACTGTCTGTGAG GATTACGACCTCTGCATCACATGTTACAACACTAAGGGCCACGAGCACAAGATGGAGAAGTTAGGCCTTGGTTTGGATGACGAGAGCAGCAACCAGTCTGCCGCTACGACTCAGAGCCCTGGAGATTCTCGACGCCTCAGCATCCAGCGTTGCATCCAGTCCCTTGTCCACGCCTGCCAGTGTCGAAATGCCAACTGCTCTCTACCGTCCTGTCAGAAGATGAAACGTGTTGTTCAGCACACAAAAAGCTGCAAGAGAAAAACCAATGGTGGCTGCCCCATTTGCAAACAGCTTATCGCATTGTGTTGCTACCACGCTAAGCACTGTCAGGAGAACAAGTGCCCAGTCCCGTTCTGCCTAAACATCAAGCACAAGCTccgccagcagcagctgcagcacaggcTTCAGCAAGCCCAGATGCTACGAAGGAGGATGGCCAGCATGCAGAGAGTGGGCCAGCCCACACCTGGAGGAGCTCCGGGGGGTAATGGCCTGCCCTCTCCAGGAGCCAACAATGGAGCTACTGGTCCTGGCACGCCTACATCTGTGGGTACACAACCTCCAACTCCACAGACACCCACCCAAGGGAACATGCCTGCACTTCCCCAGCAGCAGGGAGTTGGGATGGGTGGAATGGGAGGAATGGGAGCTCCAgtccaacagcagcaggttcagCAGCAAGGTGGGGCCATGCCCCAGCAACACCATCTCCATCAGTTTCAGCAAgtgggtggtggaggtggaggggggatgATGAactctcctcagcagcagatggTGCCTCAGCTCCAACAGCAGCCTCTTAATGTCCAGcaactccagcagcagcagcaccctggTGGTTTGCCTCCGTACAACCCCAGACCCCCTGGAGCTTCCCCTCTCCACCAGTCCCTGGGCAAACCTGGATTGGGTCCAGCCACCCCAccccagcagcaacaacagcccAACCAGGGCCAGGGCTCCATGCCAGGACAAGGTCAGCAGCAAGGGCCCCCTCTTGCTGCTGTAGAGACAGCCTTAAAAATCCAGCGCCTAGCAGagtcacagagacagatggCTCAGGCCCAGGCCCAAATTCGTGGCTTGGGTCAGGGGGGCATGATACCCCCACATCCTCACCATCAGAACACCCAGGCCCAGATGGGCATGCCCCACATTGGGGCCCAGGGCATGCCCCCCCAGGCTCAGGGAGTTGTTGGCAGGACTATGTTAGACCCACAGCAACAGGGAATGCTAGCAGGGATGCAGCAAAGTGGCCCTCAGTCACAATTGCCTCCTCaagttcagcagcagcttcaacaaGTCCAGCAGGGAGGTGGACAACTTCAGTCAGCGAACCAGCAGTGGGGTGCTGGGGGACCAGCCATGAACCCGCAACAAAGACCAGGCATGATGGGTCACATggcaccacagcagcagccagcagttGCTCAGCAACAGCCGATGAATCAGCAACAGCCACAACCGGGAAACCGTGGGCTGATGCAAGTAATGGGTGTATCAGGAGGGGCAGCAGGAGTACCTGCTGCACTAGCAGGCGCAGCTGCATCAGGAAACCTACCCCAGGCAGCACTACAAGACCTCCTGAGAACACTGCGCTCTCCCAGCTCCCCCCTCCAACAGCAGCAAGTCCTCAACATCCTTCGTTCCAACCCAACTCTTATGGCCGCCTTTATCAGACAGAGAGCAGCCAGGTATCAGGGTGGTCAGGGTggccctggaggaggagggcctCCACAAGGGGCCCCTGGAGGTGTGAGGTTCCAGGGGGCTGCTGGAGGGTTGTCTGGTGTTGGAGGGCCCGGGGCTAACCAGCTGGCTAACATGGATGGACAACAGCAGGTTAATGTGAACCAGGCAGGACAGCCGGGGATGAACATGGTTCagggtggagcaggtggagggaaTATGCCCACCATGGCTCAGCTTCAGCagctacaacagcagcagcagcagcagcagcgcccaATGTTGCCTGGGAATCTACAGCAACAGCAAATTGCTGcattacagcagcaacaacagcagcaacaacagcaacaacaacagggaGCAATGCAAACAGGGCAACAAGGCAACATGACTAATATGAGTCCACAGTTCAGAGAGTTGTTGATGAGACGACacctgcagcaacaacaacaacagcagcagcagcagcaacaacagcagcagcagcagcaacaacaacaacaacagcagcagcaacagcagatgGGGAGCCATGGACAGTTTCAGCAACCTCAAggactccagcagcagccaggccAGCAAGGCTTCATGCAACCTGGCCAGGGACAACCAGGGATACCCCCCTCTTCTCAACCCCAGCCTGGGGGTGGAGTTGTTGGGGGTCCCCAGCAACAAGGAGGGCCACAGGGTGGACCAGGACAGCTAGGCCAGCAGCAGGGCTACCCCAACTCCATGTCACAGGTAGCTGCAGCGCTCCAACAGAGGCTTCAGCATcagatgcagatgcagcagcaacaacagcagcaacaaaattCTATAGGCGGGCATCAAGGACAGGATGGAGGGCCTGGTGGAGGTACTGGAGGACCAGGGGGACCTCCACTCCAGCCTGGACAAGGTGGACCAGGACAggggcaacaacaacaaggtggAGCTGGTGGCGGGCCCCCACTGTCGCAAACTTCCCAAGGCATGATTCACCAGAATATCCACCAGaggctcctgcagcagcagcaccttgGTGGGGGCTCTCCAGCCCAACACAGCAGTCCCATGAGTCCCCAACAGCAGATGGCGCAGTCCCCTCACCCCCATCTCCAAGGCCAGGGAGGACTTGGTCCGGCAGGCTCACTCAGCAGTCAGGTCAGGTCACCTCAACCATCGCCAAGGCCGCAGTCACAGCCTCCGCACTCCAGCCCGTCCCCGCGCATGCAGCCCTCCTCCCAACCGCAGCCTCAACCCTCACCTCATCGCATCTCCCCTCAGACCCAGACTGGCTCACCCCACCCAGGCCACCTAGGCCAACACCACCCCAGTATGGCACCACCCCAACCTCCACAGTCCCAGCAGCAGGCATTATCTCAGCAGCAGGGTAGTTCTGTAGATCCcagtcagttcagttcagaccAGTCCTCCATCATGTCCCAGCTGAGCGGGATGACTGGGATGCATAGTGGGCAGGCAGGACAGTCGGACATGTTGGGTGGGAAtaataacagcagcaacaacaaccaggAGCTGGGAACGAACATTAACCACAACAGTTTAGACCTGATGTAG